A single region of the Actinomycetes bacterium genome encodes:
- a CDS encoding SDR family oxidoreductase, with protein sequence MRLVEGTSVLVTGGGSGLGEGAAELFTSLGARVTITGRRAEKLEAVADRLGEGCAAVTGDVCDPADRSRMIDAAVEHGGGRLDTLISNAGNMYRGAIEELDEQALLDTFHTNVVGGMMLCGESVAHLEHTGGCVIFVGSVHTQRAFPGASPYAASKGALEALTGVLAAELGPRGIRVGCVRPGAVESEINVRAGLVTPEENRARLDSLADAHALGRIGTTREIAEAFEYLARAEWTTGAVLTVDGGLGLGVTNA encoded by the coding sequence GTGAGGCTGGTCGAGGGCACCTCGGTGCTTGTAACCGGCGGGGGGTCGGGGCTGGGGGAAGGCGCAGCGGAACTGTTCACCTCGTTGGGAGCCAGGGTCACCATCACGGGTCGTCGGGCGGAGAAGCTGGAAGCGGTTGCGGATCGGCTCGGCGAGGGTTGCGCCGCCGTCACCGGCGACGTGTGCGACCCAGCCGACCGATCCCGAATGATCGACGCCGCCGTGGAGCACGGCGGTGGTCGCCTCGACACCCTCATCTCCAATGCCGGCAACATGTACCGCGGCGCGATCGAGGAACTGGACGAGCAGGCGCTCCTCGACACCTTCCACACCAACGTGGTGGGCGGGATGATGCTCTGCGGGGAGTCGGTCGCCCACCTGGAGCACACCGGTGGCTGCGTCATCTTCGTCGGGTCGGTCCACACCCAGCGGGCGTTTCCCGGAGCATCCCCCTATGCGGCCAGCAAGGGAGCCCTGGAGGCCCTCACGGGAGTGCTTGCAGCCGAACTCGGCCCACGCGGAATCCGGGTGGGCTGCGTGCGCCCCGGCGCTGTCGAGTCGGAGATCAATGTCCGCGCCGGTCTCGTGACCCCCGAGGAGAACCGCGCCAGGCTCGATTCGCTGGCCGATGCACACGCACTCGGTCGGATCGGCACCACGCGGGAGATCGCAGAGGCGTTCGAGTACCTCGCACGGGCGGAGTGGACCACGGGTGCCGTGCTCACGGTCGACGGAGGCCTGGGCCTCGGCGTGACGAACGCATAG
- a CDS encoding Dabb family protein, with protein MIRHIVLLDLSETATDDDRQAILDALATLPGRIPSIRNYVWGADAGLAEGNAEITAVADFDDVAGYEEYRDHDAHKQVIGDYIKPVLANRTAIQIEF; from the coding sequence ATGATCCGCCACATTGTGCTGCTCGACTTGTCCGAGACGGCGACCGACGATGACCGCCAGGCAATCCTCGACGCCCTGGCCACCCTTCCAGGCCGCATCCCGTCCATCCGCAACTACGTGTGGGGTGCTGATGCCGGACTCGCCGAGGGCAACGCCGAGATCACCGCGGTCGCCGACTTCGATGATGTGGCCGGCTACGAGGAGTACCGCGACCACGACGCGCACAAGCAGGTGATCGGCGACTACATCAAGCCCGTGCTGGCCAACCGCACAGCGATCCAGATCGAGTTCTGA
- a CDS encoding xanthine dehydrogenase family protein subunit M, whose translation MIPPQFDYTRAGSAEEAIAALTQHGDEAKLLAGGHSLIPLLKLRLAQPSVLIDIGRVKDLSYVRTEGDEVAIGALTRHRDLERSDLLAGEVPLLAEAARHVGDPQVRNRGTIGGSLSHGDGASDLPAVVLALGGTLVAQGPGGRREIAAGDFFEGFLETALAPDELLVEVRVPKAPGGWSFQKFNRRAQDWAIVGVAAATVGDSVGVGLVNMASVPVRATAVEDALASGSSAEDAAALAAEGTEAPSDIHGSSEYRQHLARVLVARALGELA comes from the coding sequence GTGATTCCCCCACAGTTCGACTACACACGCGCGGGTTCCGCCGAGGAGGCGATCGCCGCGCTGACCCAACACGGTGACGAGGCGAAGTTGCTCGCCGGGGGCCACTCGTTGATCCCGCTGCTCAAGCTCCGTCTCGCCCAGCCCTCGGTGTTGATCGACATCGGGCGCGTCAAGGACCTGTCCTACGTGCGCACAGAAGGGGACGAGGTTGCCATCGGAGCACTCACGCGGCACCGAGACCTGGAGCGGTCCGACCTGCTCGCCGGCGAGGTGCCCCTGCTCGCCGAAGCCGCCCGCCACGTGGGCGACCCCCAGGTGCGCAACCGGGGCACCATCGGAGGATCGCTCTCACACGGCGACGGTGCATCGGACCTGCCGGCGGTTGTTCTGGCGCTCGGTGGCACGCTGGTGGCCCAGGGGCCCGGTGGTCGTCGCGAGATCGCGGCCGGCGACTTCTTCGAAGGCTTTCTCGAGACCGCCCTCGCCCCGGACGAGCTCCTGGTGGAGGTCCGGGTGCCCAAGGCTCCCGGCGGCTGGTCGTTCCAGAAGTTCAACCGCCGAGCTCAGGACTGGGCCATAGTCGGCGTGGCAGCCGCAACGGTCGGCGACTCGGTCGGCGTCGGACTGGTCAACATGGCATCGGTGCCGGTGCGGGCAACCGCCGTGGAAGACGCGCTGGCCTCCGGCTCGTCGGCTGAGGACGCCGCGGCGCTGGCAGCCGAGGGCACCGAGGCCCCTTCGGACATCCACGGCTCCTCGGAGTACCGCCAGCACCTCGCGAGGGTTCTGGTTGCCAGGGCGCTCGGCGAACTGGCCTGA
- a CDS encoding TIGR03619 family F420-dependent LLM class oxidoreductase: protein MLRGIPTLVVLHGHDDDQASTRAWAQRLLPRGWQVETPQAVGLSWFETGPRGADEATLARSVDQLEAVVARSAGRGPVVVAGFSQGAAMALALGEVPGVEGVVALCPFLAESDDHDPTAGPPVLMLPAADDEVVPAFLGEDAAAALSAAGRAVTLETLPGAHAASEEAASRARTWLEDNWPTQLRLTVGLPVDRVETGSELVSGEAIAELAAAWERIGFDAAYVTDHPAPDDRWLSGGGHHALEPTVSLSVAAAATSTLLLHTHVYVPGYRNPFLAAKALASLDVISGGRLVLGVAAGYLRPEFEALGAEFDDRGAVLDETLSWLPRIWSESGVGGEGRGFSARSVTALPRPLQQPHPPIWVGGNSLRAMRRAVEYGQGWCPFPTPDGLHRATRTAAITDHVDLAARLVRMEELCAEAERPLPTICFSPFALGDYLRDPDALAPMAEEAAQLWDRGVDWLALSVPGLGRSEVVERAEALADALRPSR, encoded by the coding sequence ATGCTCAGGGGAATCCCCACACTCGTGGTCCTGCACGGCCATGATGACGACCAGGCCAGCACCCGGGCGTGGGCACAGCGATTGCTGCCACGAGGGTGGCAGGTCGAAACCCCCCAGGCCGTGGGCCTGAGCTGGTTCGAAACCGGACCGCGCGGGGCAGACGAGGCGACGCTGGCACGGTCCGTCGACCAGCTCGAGGCCGTGGTCGCCCGCTCCGCTGGCCGCGGCCCCGTCGTGGTGGCCGGCTTCTCCCAGGGAGCGGCCATGGCCCTGGCACTGGGGGAGGTACCCGGCGTGGAGGGGGTCGTGGCCCTCTGCCCATTCCTCGCGGAGTCCGACGATCACGATCCGACGGCGGGACCACCTGTACTCATGCTTCCCGCGGCCGACGACGAGGTGGTTCCCGCGTTCCTCGGGGAGGACGCCGCGGCGGCCCTGTCCGCCGCGGGTCGGGCGGTCACCCTCGAGACACTGCCGGGTGCACACGCGGCCAGCGAGGAAGCGGCAAGCAGGGCCCGGACCTGGCTGGAGGACAACTGGCCCACGCAGCTCCGCCTGACAGTCGGCCTCCCGGTGGACCGGGTCGAGACCGGATCGGAGCTCGTTTCCGGAGAGGCGATCGCGGAGTTGGCCGCTGCATGGGAGCGCATCGGTTTCGACGCCGCGTACGTGACGGACCACCCTGCCCCTGATGACCGCTGGCTCTCCGGCGGCGGCCACCATGCGCTCGAGCCGACCGTTTCACTCTCGGTCGCGGCCGCAGCGACCTCCACGCTCCTGTTGCACACCCACGTGTACGTGCCCGGGTACCGCAACCCGTTCCTCGCGGCGAAGGCACTCGCCTCGCTCGACGTCATCTCGGGCGGACGCCTGGTGCTCGGAGTCGCCGCCGGTTACCTGCGCCCCGAGTTCGAGGCACTCGGAGCCGAGTTCGACGACCGCGGAGCCGTGCTGGACGAGACCCTGTCGTGGCTTCCGCGGATCTGGTCCGAGTCCGGCGTGGGCGGGGAGGGGAGAGGCTTCAGCGCGCGGTCGGTCACGGCGCTTCCACGTCCGTTGCAGCAGCCGCATCCCCCGATCTGGGTCGGGGGCAACTCGCTGCGGGCAATGCGTCGCGCGGTGGAGTACGGCCAGGGGTGGTGTCCGTTCCCCACACCGGACGGGTTGCACCGCGCGACTCGCACTGCGGCGATCACGGACCACGTCGATCTGGCCGCGCGGCTCGTCCGCATGGAGGAGCTCTGCGCCGAGGCCGAGCGGCCCCTGCCGACCATATGCTTCTCGCCCTTCGCCCTGGGGGACTACCTGCGCGATCCCGATGCGCTCGCTCCGATGGCCGAGGAAGCCGCACAGCTCTGGGACCGCGGTGTCGACTGGCTCGCGCTGTCGGTGCCAGGTCTTGGCCGCTCCGAGGTGGTGGAACGCGCAGAGGCCCTGGCCGACGCGCTCAGGCCCAGTCGCTGA
- a CDS encoding (2Fe-2S)-binding protein, translating into MKVEITINGIRTSHEVEPRTLLVHYIREVEGLTGTHVGCDTSNCGACTVHLDGEAVKSCTVLAAQADGSEVTTIEGLADGDEWHPVQQGFHECHGLQCGYCTPGMVMAAAALLEENADPTELEIRTNLEGNLCRCTGYQMIVDSVRWAADRSSQ; encoded by the coding sequence ATGAAGGTCGAGATCACGATCAACGGGATTCGCACCAGCCACGAAGTGGAGCCGCGGACCCTGCTGGTCCACTACATCCGCGAGGTGGAGGGGCTCACCGGCACCCATGTGGGCTGTGACACCTCCAACTGTGGGGCGTGCACCGTTCACCTCGACGGCGAGGCAGTGAAGTCATGCACCGTGCTGGCGGCCCAGGCGGACGGGTCCGAGGTGACCACCATCGAGGGGTTGGCCGACGGCGACGAGTGGCACCCCGTGCAGCAGGGCTTCCACGAGTGCCACGGTCTTCAGTGTGGCTACTGCACCCCCGGCATGGTGATGGCGGCTGCCGCCCTGCTCGAGGAGAACGCGGATCCCACGGAGTTGGAGATCCGCACCAACCTCGAGGGCAATCTCTGTCGTTGCACCGGCTACCAGATGATCGTGGACTCGGTTCGTTGGGCCGCCGACAGGAGCAGTCAGTGA
- a CDS encoding cysteine hydrolase, producing MFTCATLRCAAVNATAVVTMELERGVVGDLATLTELRDAATERSTLAGCARLVQGARTAGVPVVHCIAQWRANRAGTPLNTPLARALARNPDQILAGTQAVDLVGELGDTSADLRSVRHHGMTPFTGTDLDALLRSLGVRRVVVCGVSLNVGVPGLVMGAVDLGYEVTVASDAVVGVPATYGDEVLANTLAMLARVRTVDEVLSDWA from the coding sequence ATGTTCACCTGCGCGACGCTACGCTGCGCGGCCGTGAACGCTACTGCCGTGGTGACGATGGAACTCGAGCGGGGCGTGGTCGGAGACCTGGCCACGCTCACCGAACTGCGCGACGCCGCCACCGAACGCTCCACGCTGGCCGGCTGCGCTCGACTGGTGCAGGGCGCGAGGACAGCGGGCGTGCCGGTTGTCCACTGCATCGCGCAGTGGAGGGCGAATCGGGCGGGCACGCCGCTCAACACTCCGCTGGCCCGGGCCCTTGCGCGCAATCCCGACCAGATCCTGGCCGGCACACAGGCCGTGGACCTGGTCGGCGAACTCGGCGACACATCCGCGGACCTGCGCAGCGTGCGGCACCACGGAATGACTCCGTTCACCGGTACCGACCTGGATGCCTTGCTGCGCTCACTCGGTGTGCGCCGCGTCGTCGTGTGCGGCGTATCGCTGAATGTGGGTGTGCCAGGCCTGGTGATGGGTGCAGTCGACCTCGGCTACGAGGTCACGGTCGCCTCGGATGCCGTGGTGGGTGTGCCTGCCACCTATGGAGACGAAGTACTCGCCAACACGCTTGCGATGCTTGCCCGGGTGAGGACGGTCGACGAGGTCCTCAGCGACTGGGCCTGA
- a CDS encoding cytochrome P450: protein MSEPETVTITTYAEARDAYRQKALRQALYDAGEVIMSDVIVNLHGGEHRSRRRLENRLFRRDRMEDYEKHRFPAVIEATIAPHVEAGGCELVKLSHQLMMNLAATTAGVDRPLGTPEETFHLYDYLMTFIEGATLAHYTGDKDEKAAEVAMKLEEFDAEFLSPSITRRRRALEAAQAGEIAESEVPVDVLTTLLRNEDDLELPHETIRRETAFYLLAGAHTSATAFVRTLHRLFSWEEQHPEERDLIRTDPIAVQRCMHETIRLEPSSPVAQRWALEDVELRSGTQLPKGSKVVIDLTSVNRDPEVFGADAEQFNPHRELPDGVSPWGLSFGSGMHACIGQDLAGGLPFDDGDDIEEHLHGLVPVAVQWMLNHGARPDPGDPPRMDETTARPYWGHYPVRFG, encoded by the coding sequence ATGAGCGAACCAGAAACGGTGACCATCACCACCTACGCAGAGGCACGCGACGCCTACCGCCAGAAGGCATTGCGCCAGGCGCTCTACGACGCCGGCGAGGTGATCATGTCGGACGTGATCGTCAACCTCCACGGGGGCGAGCACCGCTCGCGGCGGCGCCTGGAGAACCGGCTGTTCCGGCGCGACCGGATGGAGGACTACGAGAAGCACCGTTTCCCGGCAGTCATCGAAGCCACCATCGCACCCCACGTGGAGGCCGGTGGGTGTGAGCTGGTGAAGCTCAGCCACCAGCTGATGATGAACCTGGCGGCCACGACCGCCGGAGTGGATCGACCGCTGGGCACCCCGGAGGAGACCTTCCACCTCTACGACTACCTCATGACCTTCATCGAGGGCGCCACGCTCGCGCACTACACGGGCGACAAGGACGAGAAGGCCGCGGAGGTGGCCATGAAGCTCGAGGAATTCGATGCCGAGTTCCTGAGCCCCTCGATCACCCGGCGCCGGCGCGCGCTCGAGGCAGCGCAGGCGGGTGAGATCGCGGAGTCGGAGGTGCCGGTGGACGTGCTCACCACGCTGCTGCGCAACGAGGACGACCTCGAACTTCCGCACGAGACCATTCGCCGCGAGACCGCCTTCTACTTGTTGGCCGGTGCACATACGTCCGCCACCGCATTCGTTCGCACCCTTCACCGGTTGTTCTCCTGGGAGGAGCAGCACCCCGAGGAGCGCGACCTGATCCGCACCGACCCGATAGCCGTGCAGCGTTGCATGCACGAGACCATCCGTCTCGAGCCCTCGTCGCCGGTCGCCCAGCGTTGGGCCCTGGAGGATGTCGAGTTGCGATCAGGCACACAGCTGCCGAAGGGCTCCAAGGTCGTCATCGACCTGACGTCGGTCAATCGCGACCCGGAGGTGTTCGGCGCCGACGCCGAGCAGTTCAATCCCCACCGCGAGCTTCCCGACGGTGTCTCGCCGTGGGGGCTCAGCTTCGGCAGCGGCATGCACGCGTGCATTGGCCAGGACCTCGCTGGCGGGCTGCCGTTCGACGATGGCGACGACATCGAGGAACACCTGCACGGCCTGGTGCCCGTGGCGGTGCAGTGGATGCTCAACCACGGGGCTCGGCCCGATCCCGGCGATCCGCCGCGGATGGACGAGACCACGGCACGCCCGTACTGGGGCCACTACCCGGTGCGCTTCGGCTGA
- a CDS encoding RNA polymerase sigma factor, whose amino-acid sequence MPQNPPQRLDRDLDALIEEHAAAAFRVANGILRNPSLAEDAVQETMIKAWQSLPKFRGESSLRSWILRIAHNTSVSMLRRRRERVMAPEDLPDTVGGIDPARSTTALADLRSVRAALEELDELSRSVVILREVEGMTYQEIADTLDVAVPTVKTRLLRARRRLGAAIEPTEENP is encoded by the coding sequence GTGCCGCAGAACCCGCCACAACGACTCGACCGCGACCTCGATGCACTGATCGAGGAACACGCCGCAGCCGCGTTCCGGGTGGCCAACGGCATCCTGCGCAACCCCTCCCTCGCCGAGGACGCTGTTCAGGAAACCATGATCAAGGCGTGGCAGAGCCTGCCGAAGTTCCGCGGTGAGTCGTCACTGCGGTCCTGGATCCTGCGCATCGCGCACAACACCTCGGTCTCGATGCTGCGGCGGCGCCGCGAGAGGGTCATGGCCCCCGAGGACCTGCCCGACACTGTGGGTGGCATAGACCCGGCGCGCTCCACCACCGCGCTGGCCGACCTGCGCAGCGTCCGAGCTGCGCTGGAGGAGCTCGACGAGCTCTCGCGCTCCGTTGTGATCCTCCGCGAGGTGGAGGGCATGACCTACCAGGAGATTGCCGACACGCTCGATGTGGCGGTGCCGACCGTCAAGACACGACTTCTCAGGGCCCGCCGGCGCCTCGGCGCGGCCATAGAGCCGACAGAGGAGAACCCATGA
- a CDS encoding glycoside hydrolase family 3 protein, with product MAELSDVPNDRLASLTSGVDMWHFAELGEVGLRGIKVSDGPAGARGERWFGGSSACVPCGTALGATWSREVVAEVAGVLAAETRRKGADVLLAPTVNLHRHPLAGRNFECMSEDPELTAQLATAHITALQQAGVSACIKHFVANDQETDRHQISSEVGEGVLRELYLRPFEAAVRDAGTWSVMSAYNRLGGEFCSQHHWLLTEVLRDEWGFDGVVVSDWWGTNDTAALEGGLDVEMPGPTRYLGPTVAAGIEDGSIPAPALQRAADAVLLMAERVGALGGETPGIADETSHDDAAERAVLRRAAVESIVLARNDGGLLPLTDADSIAVVGPNAASTAIMGGGSAAFVPHRVTDVLSSLSARVDDGVTVTHERGTPPPDSLPALDRKVCSVDGQQRFTVEHFGTPEPDGEPVLVEPSLTSRLLWMGAPGPGVPEQGSSVRLLTTLTPTVSGEHTFGLVTGATGWLTLDGEVVLDNRDDRQPGTAFFGLGSEEIRTTVQLEAGTPVSVEAVTSPVDGVPVGGMAIGHLEPVADEPLASAVQAAAAADVAVVVVGGNDQWETEGADRAGFDLPSGQPELVEAVCAANDRTVVVVNCGAPVDLSCAAQAAAVLLCWYPGQEAGEAIADVLLGESDPGGRLPTTWGRQLSDWESDSNFPGGDGVVRYEEGLRVGYRDFDSAGTEPAFCFGHGMSTTTFQWSDAAIDAGSRTASVRVTNTGPRRGTEVVQCYVTDPGTNRPPQRLAGFAKVHLSPGEDAVVEIPIGEPSLRQWDESRGEWVVPTGLREVRLSASSRDHRHRLELAVD from the coding sequence ATGGCAGAACTCAGCGATGTCCCGAACGATCGGCTGGCCAGCCTCACCTCCGGTGTGGACATGTGGCACTTCGCCGAGCTCGGCGAGGTCGGGCTTCGAGGCATCAAGGTGAGCGATGGACCGGCAGGGGCACGCGGGGAACGATGGTTCGGCGGCAGCTCTGCATGCGTTCCTTGCGGCACGGCGCTCGGAGCCACCTGGAGCCGGGAAGTAGTGGCAGAGGTCGCCGGCGTGCTCGCCGCGGAGACGCGGCGCAAGGGCGCCGACGTGCTGCTCGCCCCCACGGTCAACCTCCACCGCCATCCCCTGGCCGGGCGCAACTTCGAGTGCATGTCAGAGGACCCCGAGCTGACCGCGCAGCTGGCCACCGCACACATCACCGCGCTCCAGCAGGCGGGCGTGAGTGCCTGCATCAAGCACTTCGTGGCCAACGACCAGGAAACCGATCGCCACCAGATCTCATCGGAGGTCGGCGAGGGCGTACTGCGCGAGCTCTACCTGCGACCCTTCGAGGCGGCAGTACGCGACGCCGGCACCTGGTCGGTCATGTCGGCCTACAACCGCCTCGGCGGCGAGTTCTGCTCACAGCACCACTGGCTGCTCACCGAGGTTCTCCGCGACGAGTGGGGCTTCGACGGGGTCGTCGTGTCGGACTGGTGGGGCACCAACGACACCGCTGCCCTCGAGGGCGGTCTGGATGTGGAGATGCCCGGGCCCACCCGCTACCTCGGACCGACGGTGGCCGCTGGAATCGAGGACGGCTCGATTCCAGCCCCGGCGCTGCAGCGGGCGGCCGACGCAGTCCTGCTGATGGCCGAGCGGGTCGGAGCCCTGGGAGGCGAGACCCCCGGGATAGCTGACGAGACCTCCCACGATGACGCCGCCGAGCGGGCTGTGCTGCGCCGCGCGGCGGTGGAGTCCATCGTGCTGGCGCGCAACGACGGCGGGTTGTTGCCGCTCACCGATGCCGACTCCATCGCGGTGGTCGGCCCCAACGCCGCAAGCACCGCGATCATGGGCGGTGGATCGGCCGCGTTCGTTCCCCACCGCGTGACCGACGTCCTGTCCAGCCTCAGCGCTCGTGTGGACGATGGCGTCACCGTCACCCACGAACGAGGCACTCCCCCGCCCGACAGCCTCCCTGCGCTGGACCGCAAGGTCTGCAGCGTCGATGGGCAACAACGCTTCACGGTCGAGCACTTCGGGACTCCCGAGCCTGATGGCGAGCCGGTGCTCGTCGAACCATCGCTGACATCCCGGCTGCTGTGGATGGGTGCGCCCGGGCCCGGCGTACCGGAGCAGGGCAGCTCGGTGCGCCTGTTGACGACCCTCACGCCGACTGTGTCCGGAGAGCACACGTTCGGCCTCGTAACGGGGGCCACCGGCTGGTTGACCCTCGATGGCGAGGTCGTCCTCGACAACCGCGACGACCGCCAGCCGGGTACGGCCTTCTTCGGTCTCGGTTCAGAGGAGATCCGAACCACCGTGCAGCTCGAGGCCGGCACCCCGGTGAGCGTGGAGGCCGTCACCTCCCCCGTTGATGGCGTACCCGTCGGAGGCATGGCGATCGGCCATCTCGAGCCCGTCGCAGATGAGCCTCTCGCGTCCGCGGTGCAGGCGGCTGCCGCCGCCGACGTGGCCGTTGTGGTCGTGGGCGGCAACGACCAGTGGGAGACCGAGGGAGCGGACCGCGCCGGATTCGACCTTCCGTCCGGGCAGCCCGAACTCGTCGAGGCGGTTTGCGCCGCGAATGACCGCACCGTGGTCGTGGTCAACTGCGGGGCACCCGTCGACCTGTCCTGTGCCGCGCAGGCCGCGGCGGTGCTTCTGTGCTGGTACCCGGGCCAGGAGGCGGGTGAGGCGATCGCCGATGTGCTGCTGGGCGAGTCGGACCCGGGCGGCCGACTTCCCACGACCTGGGGCAGGCAGTTGTCCGACTGGGAGTCGGACTCCAACTTCCCCGGCGGCGATGGCGTCGTGCGCTACGAAGAGGGCCTGCGGGTCGGCTACCGCGACTTCGATTCGGCGGGCACCGAGCCCGCGTTCTGCTTCGGGCACGGCATGAGCACGACCACGTTCCAGTGGAGCGACGCCGCCATCGATGCCGGTTCCCGCACCGCGTCGGTACGGGTGACCAACACCGGGCCCCGACGCGGCACCGAGGTGGTGCAGTGCTACGTCACCGACCCCGGCACCAATCGCCCGCCGCAGCGCCTGGCAGGGTTCGCGAAGGTGCACCTCTCCCCCGGCGAGGACGCAGTGGTCGAGATACCCATCGGCGAGCCGTCACTGCGCCAGTGGGACGAGTCGCGGGGAGAGTGGGTCGTGCCTACCGGACTGCGTGAGGTCCGCCTGTCTGCGTCATCGCGCGACCACCGCCACCGCCTCGAACTCGCTGTCGACTGA
- a CDS encoding Maf-like protein — MNIVLASGSPYRAAVLRGAGYDIEVDPPHVDERASDSLFARGAEVLALELARQKADAVAPRHVADIVLAADQVGVLDQPGGPRMLTKAPGIDAAVAQLMAMSGTTHRLINALVLLHTGTGEAVDGVDVQVVSMCEYDESAARAYVERFEPFDTAGSYRLEDDAGLVESVQGEHDSGVLGMPLPLLGRMLEQLGR, encoded by the coding sequence GTGAACATCGTGCTGGCCTCCGGATCTCCGTACCGCGCGGCGGTGCTTCGTGGCGCCGGCTACGACATCGAGGTGGACCCGCCCCACGTCGACGAGCGCGCCTCCGACTCGCTGTTCGCACGGGGTGCCGAGGTGTTGGCTCTGGAACTCGCTCGCCAGAAGGCCGACGCAGTCGCCCCGCGGCATGTTGCGGACATCGTGTTGGCGGCCGACCAGGTCGGTGTCCTCGACCAGCCCGGTGGCCCTCGCATGCTCACCAAGGCCCCCGGCATCGATGCGGCGGTCGCCCAGCTAATGGCGATGAGCGGCACCACCCACCGGCTGATCAACGCCCTGGTGCTGCTGCACACCGGTACCGGCGAAGCGGTCGACGGTGTCGACGTGCAGGTGGTCAGCATGTGCGAGTACGACGAGTCGGCCGCCCGTGCGTACGTCGAGCGTTTCGAGCCCTTCGACACCGCAGGCAGCTACCGCCTCGAGGACGACGCGGGGCTCGTGGAGTCGGTGCAGGGCGAACACGACTCGGGAGTGCTCGGGATGCCCCTGCCCCTGCTGGGCCGGATGCTCGAACAACTCGGCCGCTGA
- a CDS encoding ferredoxin, whose protein sequence is MGYTVRIDVEECVSSGKCVADNPDAFGFDDDELAVLLPGASSLDDAKLLTAARRCPSGAILLLDDSGEPIET, encoded by the coding sequence ATGGGCTACACCGTGCGCATCGACGTCGAGGAATGTGTCAGCTCGGGCAAGTGCGTGGCCGACAACCCCGACGCATTCGGCTTCGACGACGACGAACTGGCCGTACTGTTGCCCGGCGCCTCGTCGCTCGACGACGCCAAGCTGCTCACCGCGGCGCGGCGATGCCCGTCCGGCGCCATCCTGCTCCTTGACGATTCGGGTGAGCCGATCGAGACCTGA
- a CDS encoding amidohydrolase, whose protein sequence is MLDLHAHVVLEGVLGRAGTYGPELLDDPVCPTFRVGGYTLEGVRYRGSAFMDVQVRLEAMERLGITWQLLSPNPLTYLNHIEAEVASEFARWHNEEMAAVVAADPARLGGAAQLPTQDPPAAAAELRRSVQELGLIAAYMGTDSGTGADRVELDDPRMDEVWATAVELDVPVFIHPAPPGIDSDLADTRVRRFDADLWLSFAFEETLAIATLVFGGVLDRHPSLDVCVSHGGGALVALIGKMRSAATRRAWVPENLRESGALDAVLRRLWYDAHVSDDRVLALLADVVGPNRLVGGTNFAGWDQPEAPVSSAAMDANARRLLRLGP, encoded by the coding sequence GTGCTTGATCTGCACGCGCACGTGGTGCTCGAGGGGGTGCTCGGACGTGCCGGCACCTACGGCCCCGAACTCCTCGATGACCCCGTCTGTCCCACGTTCCGCGTCGGCGGCTACACCCTCGAAGGTGTCCGGTACCGCGGCAGCGCGTTCATGGACGTACAGGTCCGCCTCGAGGCCATGGAGAGACTCGGCATCACCTGGCAGCTGCTGTCACCCAATCCGCTCACGTACCTGAACCACATCGAGGCAGAGGTGGCCTCGGAGTTCGCCCGCTGGCACAACGAGGAGATGGCGGCCGTGGTGGCAGCGGACCCGGCTCGCCTCGGCGGCGCAGCGCAGCTGCCCACCCAGGATCCGCCGGCGGCTGCGGCCGAGTTGCGGCGCTCGGTCCAGGAGCTCGGCCTGATCGCCGCCTACATGGGCACCGACTCCGGAACTGGCGCCGACCGCGTCGAGCTAGACGACCCGCGCATGGACGAGGTCTGGGCCACGGCTGTGGAGCTCGACGTGCCGGTGTTCATCCACCCGGCCCCACCCGGCATCGACTCGGATCTGGCCGATACCCGCGTGCGGCGCTTCGATGCCGACCTGTGGCTGTCGTTCGCCTTCGAGGAGACCCTTGCTATCGCCACACTGGTGTTCGGCGGAGTTCTTGACCGCCACCCCAGCCTGGACGTGTGCGTGTCACACGGAGGGGGAGCCCTGGTCGCCCTGATCGGCAAGATGCGAAGTGCGGCCACGCGCCGGGCGTGGGTGCCCGAGAACCTGCGCGAGAGCGGTGCCCTCGACGCGGTGCTGCGGCGCCTCTGGTACGACGCGCATGTGAGCGACGACCGCGTTCTGGCACTGCTCGCGGACGTCGTGGGGCCGAACCGGCTGGTGGGTGGCACGAACTTCGCCGGCTGGGACCAACCCGAGGCGCCGGTGTCATCGGCAGCGATGGATGCCAACGCACGGCGCCTGTTGCGTCTCGGGCCATAG